From the genome of Malus sylvestris chromosome 13, drMalSylv7.2, whole genome shotgun sequence:
AATATTTTTGGAGATGACAACCCACCTGAACAACCCAGTCAACTGCCTTGTTGAAATCAAGGCCTCTTGAAGCCACATCAGTTGAGAAGAGAACACAACGTTTTTCAGAAAACTGTGAGTACGTTCCCATTCGTCCCTCTTGCTTCATCTTACCATGAAGACACTTCAAGGGTATTCCCGGACGGAGCTTTTTAAATGCTTCATAGACAAACTTTACCTATTAAAAAAAGCAGTTCAACATCATCAACAGCCGTAAAAGTAAAAATGGAGGTGAAACATGCACCCCACCCCCAAATATGATCCTGTGCCAAATTGGTTTGGGATCAAAACAGTACCACCTGAGTAAGTGAAGAAATTTCTTTCTGGTAAATGACTCGAGCAACTTAGGAGAAAGCTATATTCTTTACGTATGTATGTGTAATTATGCCTATAACTAGAATTACTGATATGATCAACATTTACATGCTGGCTTGTGAAGGGAAAACGGGGTGAGTTAACAAGAGACATCAACATAGACCTAAATGCAGAACCATTAATTCAAACTCCAAGGGCATATAAAAAGTCTGCATTTCCAAGGGCATATAAAAAGTCTGCATCTTTCATTCATGATCGAAGTTCATTGAACTATTTAATTGATTCTGTTGGGCGCACTCTCTCATTTCAAGGGCTTAAGCTGGCCTCTATCAACCAGATGAACTCGATGTTGAATATATTATGCTGAAATTATTAGGCATGACAAATTGGCATCTGAGCTACGTAGACATAATTCAGAGACAAAATTGCACCTGTTTGCGGGTTGATAGAAACACTAGAATTCTATAATTTAGATGTGTCTTTATGAAGCTCCACAACACGTCTAATTTTTTGTCAAGTGAAACGATGACTGCCGCCTGCTGCAAAAGAGTAGGAGTCGCTGTCACAGCCTTCTCATGCACACTGAGATATTCTGGATCCTTCAAACTGAGTCTTGCAAGATCTTTAACCGACTTTGTTTGAGTTGCTGAGAAGAGAAACGTTTGTCTTTTTTTAGGTAGCTGTGAAATGATTGCATTCAGTGTGTCCTTAAATCCGACATCAAGAATACGATCTGCCTCATCAAGGACCAAAACCTGAAGTTGTGAGCAAtcaaaatttggggtttcatCCATGTGCTGAAGAAGCCGTCCAGGAGTGCAAACCAGTATGTTCAGGTCATTTACGTGCTCCTTCTCTTCTTCAACTTTGCGACCACCAATTAGAAGACCAGCACTAAAGTTATGGTGCCTCCCAACCAATTTTAACACATCAAAAGTTTGGTCAGCTATCTCCCTTGTTGGAGATATTATGATGCTGCCTACCCCATCCTGAGGTCCCCATCTTTCTCTATACAATTTTTCCACAagctgaaataaaaaaaaatgatacagCATCAGAAAAGGGTTCTTTTTGTTACCAAAGAAGAATGCCTATCActgacaaaggaaaggaaagttTGCACAAATATATGTATGCATATATAAATGTCTCGATCATTAGCATGCTTAAGTGTGTAAACAGATGCATATAAACTTAACATAAACATATAAAAATTCAGTTTCTTGTGGCACATTTGGTTTCAAATTTAACAAACTTAGTAGAAAAGAGGGAAAACCGAGGAAATTAACAATCATAATTGCGATAAGCATAACCGAAACTCATGAAAAGTTCGCAGATCCAAATATGCAACATACCAAGACCAAAAATTTTGTACCAACCAAAAATCAAAATTGCgaacaaatttgaagaaaatcCATTCACTTTCTCACAATTTCCAGCATCAACCATCTTCCTAAAGCACTCATTTTTCACACGGATCATCAAAAATAGTAAAACTACACGCACCCAATTAAATTCTTTACACACACACTATCCCCGCAACCAAACCAACCCCAAAACAAAGCAGGCCCAACTTACCGGAATAACAAAAGCCAAAGTCTTTCCCGACCCGGTCTTGGCGGCGCCGAGAATATCTCTGCCACACAGCGCATGGGGCAAAGAAGCCCTCTGAATATCTGTCATTTCAACGTACTTGCACTGGCGCAGGGCGTCCTTTGTCTTCTTAGAGACGGGCAGCTGCTCGAATCTGGTGCCGCCGGCGTAGGGAGAAAATAAGGTGTCACCGAGACGGCCGACGGGGGCGTCGGAGGGCAAGGCGGGGAGAGACATGGGGTTGGAGCCACAATCGGGTTTCTGGGATTCAATCCATGAATTCAGAAGCTCGATTTCCTGGAGCTCCGAGAGGTCCTTTTGCTTGCGGGAGCACTTCGATTTGGGTTTTCTCATTGCTGCTGGATCCGGCTGCGTTGAAACTTTGGATTTCGGAGAGGGACGAATtctaggtttagggttttagagaAGGGTGACGTCCGTGAAGGGCGCTTTGGCAGTGACAAGGGTTTAAGGTGTTCTCTAACCGCGATAAGGaaatttgtagttttttttatttaccacCTATTTACTTTGGTTGGTCGTCGCGGCAATCCATCTTTTTCAGAATCGTAGAGACTTAGAGAGTGTAGTTAAATAaggattttgatggattttaaaagattttaaagattttaaaagactttagaatTCAGGTGTAGTTAATTATGATTTTAAAAGAATTTAAGAGAGTACATTCAAATACAGATGTAATCAACTAATTAAAGATATTTAACCTTTTCATGACATTTATTTTGTAATTCAACAATgttaaaaattgaattttataTGTATGTGAAATACAAGTCTAAACTTCATCATCAATCATTACTATGTGGTGTTTAGCCAACCATGATAATTAGATAAGTGCATTTTGCTCTTCAATCCACTGTTCGGACTACGTGGCCATATGGCCCGCAACACACAAAAACATCCCTACCATACAAGGAactggatcctctccggattcaAAATGATCTAAGCCCACTGAACAATGCATTTGGgctattaaaatttgatataatggctacaattattataactttagaggGGCCccctatttgtagccgttggatcaaatttcaatggtccagaTGCATTGCTCAATTGGCTCAGATCCcttggatccggagaggatccagtTCCGTCATACAAAACCTTGGGGGTCCACCACCAATaggaaagatttttcagtgtgaccggaaCACTAAGTGGTACACCtcaatggtgggatatgtgtgttaaaaagttaataactttagAAATTCCACCACATATATCACTTGTATTTCgatcacaatgaaaattttctccaccAATGATGGCCGCACCCAAGATTTTCCCCTTAAAGTGACTGATGTTCACCCATATTCATTGTTGTTAGATTAATTTGGTTTAATTGGTTTAagatacaaattttaaaatgtagATTAATCTAACGGcaatcaataaataaatgaacTTTAGGGGTGCGCAAAAATACCCTCTAAAAATTGGACATATCAGTCCTCATCTAAGTTAATTGAACTTGAGACTTTTACCTAGTACGTACTTACAACTCGTATATGAAAAGTTTCACTATATCCCCTCTCGCACAATATCGCAATATCACTTGTATCATAGTGGCTTATGTGTTCAAATCTCCCTCACACAATATCACAATACCGCTTGTATATAAGAAAAAGTATTTATTAAACATTTCCTACTGAAAACACAATATTGACTAAGTGAACGTCTTGGATTAGAGTAAAACCGCATTTAAACTATGAGGTTAGTGATTTTCACACTCTCATTAGTGTTATGTTTAAGAATCGATTGGAAGTCTCGTGGCCTTCGCTTTGGCAGATATATCTCTATGTCATTGAACTTTCCAAGTGGGGCATTGCGAGTGGCTTATACGATTTAAACGCATGACAAAAATCCAGTTGGGGATAaggtatatatctatatatatatacacacacacacacacacacacacagaggcaGAGTCTCCGTCCCACTTATTTCACTCAAGTCTTCAACGGCCTTATCATCTCCTCCAATGTCCATCGCCAGTTCTGCTGCAACTTCAGCAGACTGGTCTTCCGCTTGCGTGATCTCATCCAAAAATCCTCACAAATTTCACTTCCTCGCATCATTCAAAACCCATTTATTCTATTCCATTAATCCCACTTGCTATAGCAATAATCTCCGAGTTTTCAATGCAAATTTAACCAATTTTCccgtcattgaattggacttgaAGTTACAAAACTCCCCAGAAGAATGTCCAGCTCCAACGCCGGGTGCCGAGGGCTCGAACGATTTCATATGTGGCTTGTTTCAGAATCCTCAGACGGAAGAATGCGCCTACGATCACTACGAGAAAGCCCGAAAGAAGCCTGAATTCAGACCAAACAAATCGACATTGGAGCAGCTGATAAGGTACTTGATCCGTTCCAATAAATGGGGTTTGTTTATTTCGGTTTTTGAGGATTTTAAGAATTATGAAGTAGTGCCTGCCTGATGGCTATACTTGCTCTAGATTGGTCACTAGCTGCATTAGAGCTAGGAAGTTCAAAATTGTTAGGATTTTGCTTGATGTGTTTAGTGATCACGGAGATGAAGTTGCTGTCCCGGCTTTTGATTCGGCGATGAGAGGATATAATGAGCTTCATATGTTTAAAAGCACGATTTCCGTGTTTGAACGGATGGAATCCGATGGAATTACTGCGAATTCCGGATGCTATTGCCGGATCATGGAAGCTTATATGAAAAAGGGTGATTGCAGAAAAGTTAATGAATTGTTTGAAGAAATGAAAAGTAGGGAATTAGATTTCGTGCCTTTTTCTACTCAAATATACGGAATTTTATGTGAATCACTGTGCAAATTGGGACAGCCCTTTGAAGCTCTTGAGATTTTCCGAAGTGTGACGGAGAGAGGAGTTTATTTAGAATCTTCTAAGATTTACTCTCTGCTGATTTGTTCATTCGCAAGCATTCGAGAAGTAGGGGTGGCTGAAGAGCTTTTTGAAGAAGGAGAGAGCAAGAAATTGTTGAAGGATCCGagtttgtttttaaaaatgatATCAATGTATGTGGAAGAAGGGTTGACAGAGAAGACTCTCGGAGTAGTTAAGGTGATGAAGGGTGCGAATATCAGGGTTTCCGACAATATATGCTGTGCGGTTGTTAGTGGCTTCTCTAGGAAAAATCGACTCCTGACCGCTGTTAAATTTTTCGAAGATTTGGTGTCGATGGGCTGCCAGCCAGGGCAAGTGACATACGCGTCCATCATCAATGTCTATTGCCGCCTAGGGCTTAACTCGAAGGCGGAAATGGTTTTTGAGGAGATGGAGGAAAAGGGGTTTGGAAAATGTGCTGTGGCATATTCTAGCATGGTTGTGATGTACGGGAAAACAGGGAGGCCAAGAGATGCAATGAGGCTTGTGGCGAAGATGAAAGAAAGAGGGTGTAAGCCGAACGTATGGATATACAATTCTTTGATGGATATGCATGGAAGGGACAAGAATTTGAGGCAGGTTTCGAAGATTTGGACGGAAATGAAGCGAAGGAAGGTAGTGCCGGATAAAGTAAGCTACACGACGGTTATAAGTGCTTACAACAAGGCAGGGGAGTTTGAAATGTGTATGAAATATTACCATGAGTTTAGGGTTCATGGGGGTGTTTTGGACAAGGCTTTGGCTGGAATGATGGTTGGGATTTTTTCAAAGACGGGCCGGATTGATGAgctggtgaagcttttgagagatATGAAATCGGAAGGGACGGCGTTGGATGGGAGGCTTTACCGGTCAGCCTTGAATGCTTTGACAGATTCGGGGCTGGAAATGCAGGTAAAATGGCTGCAAGGTAGCTTTAAGGTTACATAGATTATATCGATAGGCCTCTTAAATCTTGATTCGATTTcgaaatttttcattttatctGTACAGATCGAAATCGAATTCTAGCGTTAGATAGAGAGGAGACTCACATGTGTTTGTGAGCCCTACTTGTTGGAttatgtggccaagtggccatatACTTTAgaataaacaaaccaaaagggacaacattatgatgtttcttccttgttttggggaaaagaaaAGCACTTTGTCTAAAGTTTTCTTGGTCCATGGGAAGTCACGGGGTGACTTGAATGAATGACTATGTTATGATAAGGAAGTTGCTGCCCTTTAGTTTTTTGAAGTGAGCAGAAAATTGGTGAGCCgaagagaagagagggagagaaagaaggtaCTGCTGCAGTACCATTTTGAGAGAAGGAGTTGTTGTTCCTTTCATTGGATAGTTCTCACTCCATCAAAGTgttattgttgtaatagctttgagctttgtatagagaagaaattaatcacgatatttctttctctatttgtttctttagagtgtgagagttattgggtgtattgggttatttgggttgtgagattgccaacactttgtaaactcccatttggttgatagtggattattgggtgagctcctactgctccgaggacgtactccagttacactgactgttgaggaacctcgttaaaatcttggtgtctttaatattttgttcttgcattttcatttgaaaatttcctgtgggttagcttgagttggttccatttggtttggtgctatcctagcacaacactACTTCTATTACAGAACAAATGTGGCATGTAAAATGTAGTAAGAGTGTCATTTTTTGCCAAATATATGCACCAAATGAGTAGTGCTATATTTACCATTTATTTGCATCATCTATTTAATAGAGGTAGGGTCTTCCAACGTATATGGGTCTCATCTCTATTAGATAGATGATACAAATTATGATACAACTAGATggtaaaaataacatttttggcACCAAATAATGTGGCACATTCTACACCATATAAATTATCACACAAAATGTTATTCttatcatctctctaatagagataggATCCACATGTGATGATGGGCCCTATCTCTATTAGACATTTGACACAAATAATGATATAAATAAATGGTAAGTGTAGTACTGCTTTTATCATAATTATTAATCAAATTTCATGTATAGTTATATCATTTTAAGTTAAAATATATAGCGCCATCATTCATAATTcatgaaataaatatatttCAAAATAACCGTTAGTAATTGACAATATAAACATCTGACTTCGTTCTATTATTGGAAAAcaaatttattgaaaaataataacACAGTATAATTAAGGTTACATATGAATGAATCAATACAACAGACACtcgtaaaaacaaaaaaacaaatctGAAAGAAATATTCGATATAGAGATTAAGTTACATTTTCATGTGTGGATACTCAATCTTGTGGCTCAAGTAAGTAAGAATTTAGTTGAGAGCACTGCAAATCCTTCTGACCTCTCCAGCTGAACCGGTGAGAGGATTAATGTCTCCCATTTTAATCATAGCGGTGATAAAATCAGCCTTAAAAGTTGCGGGCTTGGAACTGTACTCGGAGACGATGCTGTCTGTGGAACCTCCACTAAAAAGAACTTGATCCGATTCAAGAAGACCCTTCTTCTGAATCAAATTCTTGTAGTAATTGTTGTCAAATGAGTTCGGTGTCACCAACTCGAGCGGTGCCAAATTTGCATCGCCGTTGTTTGCATCAGCTGGACAACGACGTTTGCGAGTAGTGGCAAAGTTAGAATCGATGTCACTTGCATTGTTGTAAATCCTGCCACGGAATGTAACGCAACGAGCCTGTCCAATTGTATGTGCACCTGACAGTGCAACCAAATCTCTCGCGTTGAGGCCTAAGTCGCCAAATCGCTCTCTCAGGCTGTCAAGGCTGTCTGTGAAAAGTGGAAGTGAACTTTCAGCTAGGCTTTGGCTTGCTGTGGTGGAATCTCTTCTTCCAAGTTTCACCGTCCAAGATGGACCGCTCACGGCAACGGATGCATCCCGAGCGGCGACAGCGAGAATATCTGCGCAAGATACGACACCAGGGCAGACCTTCTCTACTTCAGCTTTTGCTTTATCTATGACTTCAAAGCCTCTCACAGAACCGTTGTTTTGAAATGCGCCCTTTTCACTTGTGATAGAAGGAGCGTCATCAAGTAAGATTGATGCGTCACAACCCTACAAATACAATTCATATATTCATCAAAAACTAAGACACTCAATATTGCGCTACaatttataattatattttacGAATAAAGTTAAAGTTTTATTAAAAACAATATGACATGAGAACACCTACCCTAAAAATacattgtgtgtgtatatatataggagaaattaggttcatatccttctttttgctactccattgattaaaatcatattcattttcaatttttgatcaagttccttggtattaataacatcattaattatttgaataataaaatatttttatttttaaatatattcctttagtgttaaaaatgttatattttgtatatttatattattatggCTAAAATttccatcatatatttttatttttagtttgtacctatttttaatttgtaccattttttttcatttttaatttgtacccatatattagtttctttttgtgcccatattttttaaaagttttatttgtgtttgtacccatatgtatgccgtcacgtgacattatatgtttaatcaatgatagaaaaattacatatgatatatttatgttttatgcctaaactttgtatcatatatttatatttttagtttgtacccacttttaatttgcaacatcttttttttaagtttgtagtattttctttttagttttattttgtacccatgtattaatttcttttagcgccaatatttaaaaaaaaatcatttgtactcataattttttaatcttttatctgtaccctaatttatttattatgtacccattcttctttattaatgtaccactttgttatatgtgaaatgtaccaatttttttaacactatggatacattctttttccatttattatttcttatttttacatagtttttatccatttattcaatcaaaatgtttgaatttttttattgtaaccgtttctaatggTATtatataatgagggattttaaatttataagattataaatctcataaaatatcaaacaattaatgtcaaaactataaaaatataaatattaattgtaatataatgaggtgtacaaagtcaagggactttgatcaaactttgaatactattaaggttttagtaaaaaaatgttaaagattaaggaccgcatccaaagtatctcatatatatatatatatatatatatatatgtatgtatgtatatatgtcaaGTAATTAGTACCTGGACAAAGCAATCATGGAAGTGGAGGCGGATTAGGGACGCGGCCATCCGCCTTTCACTGGAAACAGCTGTTCTTATGGCATTTTTTATAGTGGTAAGAGCGGTTGGACAggttttgtcataaaatgtaGAAGATAATTGGGCTTCGCTTGTTGTGCTCATGAAAACCAACATCACGAGTGCAACAGCTGCGACATTTCCATGGCCGGAAAAGAAGGGGAAAGACATCCTCATCGAGCTTAATTGAACTTAATCAATACAAGTAAGAAGCCACTAAATGAAAATATTTGAAGTGATGAACTGAATAAAGAATAAGAATGAATATTGAAGAAgttgatgaagatgaagcttgtaTGTCTTGTCTATATATAGGGCAGTTTCGTACGTGCTCAAGCTGCTTTGGTTTGTCCAGGTCGCTATTTCCTGCAAACGCGTACGTCGCCTTTGTAGCTGTAGTAGTACCAATTCTGATTTGGTTGGCAAAATATATAAGAAAGGTATTCATCTTTAATGGATTGTGGTTTGAAGTTTCTCTTGTTACTCTTAATATTACTAGTCAAAGGATGAAAATTCGTCGTGTAAATAATCTTATTTTACAGCTAGGTAATCTCTGTCCTGTTGCAAAATTGCATGGGTAATTAGAAATGTTAATATAAAACGGTTGACGTGCGACTTTTTTTTACctccatgcatgcatgcaattgggcattatatatgtaaaatgtaggTGCACTTTGTTGTTCCTCGGATTTGTTCTCTGTCTAGATGGATTCATAATTCTTACTTCATGCTCATACGGTCATAGCAGCCCACGTTTTCCGTTGTCCCAAAACATGAAATTTTGATTAAGACAAGAcaaacttaattaattaagggcAAGTTTATGAGTAATCTTTTGTAGTGTATACAAGAGGTGGCTTTGGCTTAACATGTCCAAGGGATATAACCCACCAtttcttatttcttttcatattaCATTATCACTAAGCTATTGCGAGTTACAACccaaaacttaaaaatttaaatgattTGTTTAAGCTGTAATGTATGGAAAAGCTTTTAGAATTAAGCACATTGGTGATTTTAACAGTTTCTAACAAATCATGCATAACTGGCAACTAATTAAGTACTAATTGTGGAGTGATCGTGAGCCTTCAAGTAAAAGTAATCATATGTTCACTTAAGAGCAATGCTGAGTAGGTCAACTTTTTTTACCAAAGTTACAAATTATGTTGATGAGTCAccaatacaaaataattaagcacgttaatcaacatttaagaaataattcaaTCGGCAATAACTACGTCATATAGTTTACGAAATGTAATCTAAATAGTTGATCTTCTTAATGTTACCGGTTCACACCTAATGAAGATGAAGTAGCTCTGCTCTCGGATGAGGCTTCTGAACTTGTATAAATGGTCAACTATGAAACAAATAGATATGTATTTACTGAGACAACATTATGCTTTCTAATGTAGGACATTAACGAGAATATGGTCAAACATTTCAACTTATTAGTATAGTTGTCGCGGTCTGACTTTTGATGCCTGCAGTTTTTTGTTTTcgaaataaatatatttattagACACTAAAATAAGAGAAGCTAAGAAATTGCATATGCATTAAGCTTTGTGCAGGTCTATAATTATTTTTGGACCAATTCTCTAAAAATCATGTAGTCAAGTATGCGATTTGTGAGCTGCACACCACAAAAGTCAATCCACAAATTTAGAAGAGAGGGAAGAGATAGATTATGAGATTAAATAACTTTTTAATTAATatgattctcaattttttaggTGTTTGTTACATATCCATATCAAATGCAAGGAAgtgaaaaaatagaaaattttgaTTGGAAAATGATTATCAATCTCCTTTTGTCGTCATGCACttctttactttgtttttgtcacTTAATTCACTCATTCCTTAATTTACTGCATTGATTCAATTAAGTggtgaaaaataaagaaaggagTGCGGGAACAAAACGGGTCTGAAAAGTAACCACTTTACATTTCAGCTCTTATTTTAGGTAAGTAAACACACCATAAAATATAAAGAAACTAAATTTATTATAGAAAAGTCAAATGTGCTACATCCACATGCAACGAATGATAACGAGAGACAATGTCACGGTGATTCGGCGGCTCCACCAAATAACTCACATAATAATTATTCGTATTATTGGAAGAAACTATGCATTAAGAGAGATGTATTTGATTGAGAAATTATGTTTTCAATTGgaattttgagagattttaattcttttaatgaatataCGGGTATTCAAAtaagattttaagtgatttaTGAAATTGACAATGTATTCTatcagaattttaagatagtttaaaaaaatccttagaaatccggtctattcaattaagattttaagagCATTTCTAAAGGAGATGTCATAATCCTAGATGGAATGCCACTGTACGTATTTGACATCAAAAGTCTCTCCAACTGAAATGTTATTTGCTGATTGGATTTGAAGGCTTAGTGAtttgatgtcaaatttatttttaattcattgtaATAGTGGGTCCCTTATTCTACTAACATTTCAAccaataaaaattttatttcaacatttttttaataattacaatCATTTAAAGCtatgtttaaataataaataacatttgACAATTCGGTTGGAGAATTACAAAATTTGACATAAGGCTTCAAATTGTCAGATCAGCCATCAATTGTAATTTGACTCttataatttgacatttcctttggagatggtctaagactatctttaaatgagatgtcaaatatgCTTATAGGATTAAAAGACATTCAAGTGTTCTCCAATAGATATGTCAAATATGACGTGGCAGTTGAGTCATTTGACTCCTTACTTtctagctgttttttttttacagcaaataaagaatgagtcaaatattttaatttaattttttaattcatgGGTCCCAAACAACCAatagaataaaaactaaaattaattttgataattttttaatagttaatgtaaCTTTGAgcccaataaaataataaaatacataTTTGACAGATTCATTGGAAAAGAAGAGGATTTAACACTTATATTCAATTTGCCATATCAGCTATCAAATATaattttgacatattatttttgACATCTCTTTTGAAGATGCTTTAAAGAAGGTTATAACATTCTACCTGTATTCATTTACTAATTTTGACATTatttttagagtaaattgtagcaatggtcccttaactttaactcaattggaacaatgtctctcaactaaaaattcattaccattggttcctaaactcatcaaaacgtgcagttatagtctctcaactaaaaattcattaccaatgATCCcacaactttaattcaactagagaaatggtccctcaactttaacccaattgtagcaatgatctttCTAACATAACTTGTTTATactatacttagggcctccgtatttagacatcgtataaatactcgagggactcaaatgtaattatatacTAAATaaaggggaaaatatgtaataagtgaggaacccttaatctataaaagagactccttaccctcacaatcctcaagcctcacatcccctaaaCAGAGGTCTCATCCTCACCACAGTCCTtgttctcaaactctctctttctctagggGACTCCCCCCCCcacccttgtaatccatacatacagttagagagaaatataatcaatatcagtgtggacatagcccaaacattgaggtgaaccacgatacatcttgtgttctttactttcttgcagatttacgttgttccaag
Proteins encoded in this window:
- the LOC126597094 gene encoding DEAD-box ATP-dependent RNA helicase 32-like isoform X1 codes for the protein MRKPKSKCSRKQKDLSELQEIELLNSWIESQKPDCGSNPMSLPALPSDAPVGRLGDTLFSPYAGGTRFEQLPVSKKTKDALRQCKYVEMTDIQRASLPHALCGRDILGAAKTGSGKTLAFVIPLVEKLYRERWGPQDGVGSIIISPTREIADQTFDVLKLVGRHHNFSAGLLIGGRKVEEEKEHVNDLNILVCTPGRLLQHMDETPNFDCSQLQVLVLDEADRILDVGFKDTLNAIISQLPKKRQTFLFSATQTKSVKDLARLSLKDPEYLSVHEKAVTATPTLLQQAAVIVSLDKKLDVLWSFIKTHLNYRILVFLSTRKQVKFVYEAFKKLRPGIPLKCLHGKMKQEGRMGTYSQFSEKRCVLFSTDVASRGLDFNKAVDWVVQVDCPDDVASYIHRVGRTARYQSKGQSLLFLMPSEVKMLEKLKEAKIPIKSTQANPDKLQPVSGLLASLLVKYPDPLQGLAKRAFITYVKSIQKQKDREIFDVTNLPIEEFSASLGLPMTPKIRFANQKIKSKKVPELSPLVEPESWDKEDRLELPKEELDIGDFMEEEGEEDALVRNATANEAEGEGRKIEDIIPATRVSKKKKLKINIHRPVGTRVVFDEEGNTLPPLARLADINTSGLPDEIHDMKNDYYKKLREDMKVVDKEDKVLDRQRRREKRLKHKMKLKRGNTEEDSEDNISDSEGEPAEDRPRKKSKIYFGSDDEGEREESKKKLGFTADSMSLEEQEALALKLLNSMHS
- the LOC126597095 gene encoding pentatricopeptide repeat-containing protein At5g13770, chloroplastic-like; the encoded protein is MSIASSAATSADWSSACVISSKNPHKFHFLASFKTHLFYSINPTCYSNNLRVFNANLTNFPVIELDLKLQNSPEECPAPTPGAEGSNDFICGLFQNPQTEECAYDHYEKARKKPEFRPNKSTLEQLISDHGDEVAVPAFDSAMRGYNELHMFKSTISVFERMESDGITANSGCYCRIMEAYMKKGDCRKVNELFEEMKSRELDFVPFSTQIYGILCESLCKLGQPFEALEIFRSVTERGVYLESSKIYSLLICSFASIREVGVAEELFEEGESKKLLKDPSLFLKMISMYVEEGLTEKTLGVVKVMKGANIRVSDNICCAVVSGFSRKNRLLTAVKFFEDLVSMGCQPGQVTYASIINVYCRLGLNSKAEMVFEEMEEKGFGKCAVAYSSMVVMYGKTGRPRDAMRLVAKMKERGCKPNVWIYNSLMDMHGRDKNLRQVSKIWTEMKRRKVVPDKVSYTTVISAYNKAGEFEMCMKYYHEFRVHGGVLDKALAGMMVGIFSKTGRIDELVKLLRDMKSEGTALDGRLYRSALNALTDSGLEMQVKWLQGSFKVT
- the LOC126597094 gene encoding DEAD-box ATP-dependent RNA helicase 32-like isoform X2 — protein: MRKPKSKCSRKQKDLSELQEIELLNSWIESQKPDCGSNPMSLPALPSDAPVGRLGDTLFSPYAGGTRFEQLPVSKKTKDALRQCKYVEMTDIQRASLPHALCGRDILGAAKTGSGKTLAFVIPLVEKLYRERWGPQDGVGSIIISPTREIADQTFDVLKLVGRHHNFSAGLLIGGRKVEEEKEHVNDLNILVCTPGRLLQHMDETPNFDCSQLQVLVLDEADRILDVGFKDTLNAIISQLPKKRQTFLFSATQTKSVKDLARLSLKDPEYLSVHEKAVTATPTLLQQAAVIVSLDKKLDVLWSFIKTHLNYRILVFLSTRKQVKFVYEAFKKLRPGIPLKCLHGKMKQEGRMGTYSQFSEKRCVLFSTDVASRGLDFNKAVDWVVQVDCPDDVASYIHRVGRTARYQSKGQSLLFLMPSEVKMLEKLKEAKIPIKSTQANPDKLQPVSGLLASLLVKYPDPLQGLAKRAFITYVKSIQKQKDREIFDVTNLPIEEFSASLGLPMTPKIRFANQKIKSKKVPELSPLVEPESWDKEDRLELPKEELDIGDFMEEEGEEDALVRNATANEAEGEGRKIEDIIPATRVSKKKKLKINVHRPVGTRVVFDEEGNTLPPLARLADFNNSGLPDEIHDMKNEYYKKLREDMKVVDKEDKVLDRQRRREKRLKHKMKLKRGNTEEDSEDNLSDSEGEPAEDRPRKKSKIYFGSDDEGEREESKKKLGFTADSMSLEEQEALALKLLNSMHS
- the LOC126597098 gene encoding lignin-forming anionic peroxidase-like produces the protein MRMSFPFFSGHGNVAAVALVMLVFMSTTSEAQLSSTFYDKTCPTALTTIKNAIRTAVSSERRMAASLIRLHFHDCFVQGCDASILLDDAPSITSEKGAFQNNGSVRGFEVIDKAKAEVEKVCPGVVSCADILAVAARDASVAVSGPSWTVKLGRRDSTTASQSLAESSLPLFTDSLDSLRERFGDLGLNARDLVALSGAHTIGQARCVTFRGRIYNNASDIDSNFATTRKRRCPADANNGDANLAPLELVTPNSFDNNYYKNLIQKKGLLESDQVLFSGGSTDSIVSEYSSKPATFKADFITAMIKMGDINPLTGSAGEVRRICSALN